From Camelina sativa cultivar DH55 chromosome 5, Cs, whole genome shotgun sequence:
AAGTTCCGTTTATAATCCTCGAGCGAGCTAACTGCATAGCCTCTCTGTGGCAAAACAGAACCTATGATCGTCTCAAGCTTCATCTCCCTAAGCAATTCTGTCAATTACCAAATTTACCCTTCCCTGAGGATTTCCCGGAGTATCCAACGAAGTACCAGTTTATCGAGTACCTTGAGTCCTACGCAACCCACTTTGATCTCCGCCCCAAGTTCAATGAGACTGTCCAGTCAGCTAAATATGACAAGAGGTTTGGGCTGTGGCGGGTCCAGACTGTTTTGAGAAGCGAGCTGCTCGGTTACTGTGAGTTCGAGTATATTTGCAGGTGGCTTGTGGTGGCGACGGGAGAGAATGCTGAGAAAGTGGTACCAGAGTTTGAGGGTTTAGAAGATTTTGGTGGTGATGTTCTTCATGCTGGTGATTATAAATCCGGCGAGAGGTACCGTGGTAAACGAGTTCTGGTAGTCGGATGTGGTAACTCCGGCATGGAAGTCTCTCTCGACCTATCCAACCACGATGCAAGCCCATCAATGGTCGTTCGTAGCTCCGTAAGTAAAAACTTCAGTCATTTATACCAACCAAGTTACGAAAAACAGAGCACCTGATTCTTAGTAGTTCCTCTGTTCTAAAACAGAGCATCTGATTAGTTACACTCTGtttttccttgtttgttttatctGATCGATCAGGTTCATGTATTACCGAGAGAGATTCTTGGGAAGTCGACGTTCGAGTTAGGTGTAACAATGATGAAATGGATGCCGGTTTGGCTTGTGGACAGGACTCTACTCGTCCTGACAAGGTTACTTCTGGGAAACACCGATAAGTACGGGCTTAAGAGGCCTGAAATTGGACCGTTAGAGCTAAAGAACACAGCAGGTAAAACTCCAGTGCTAGACATCGGAGccttttcaaaaatcaaatcggGAAAGATCAAAATAGTAGCGGGAATAGCAAAGTTTGGTCCGGGAAAGGTCGAACTCGTGGATGGTCGAGTCCTGGAGATTGATTCCGTTGTTCTAGCTACTGGTTACAGAAGCAATGTGCCTTCATGGCTCAAGGTACAGACAAAAACATTTATCTTAGATCAAAGCAGTAGAACGATTAAATACCGTTAATGCCATTTAAGGGAAGTTTAACAAATACTAATGTATGCTGTTTGGTCGTTGGTTTTATTGTTGTGAAGGACAACGACTTGGCAGAGATTGGGATAGAGAAAGACCCGTTCCCAAAAGGGTGGAAAGGGGAGGCTGGATTGTATGCAGTTGGGTTCACGAGAAGAGGACTCTCAGGTGCTTCGCTTGATGCGATGAGTGTGGCTCATGATATTGCTAATCGCTGGAAAGAAGAAACTAAGCAACAGATCAAAACTGTTGCTGCTCGTCACCGTCGTTGTATTTCACACTTTTGACTTTTTactatttacatataaaaatatatacgaGAGAAAGGAGGATGGATTAGTGTTTTGTGATGTGAAAATCATAGAGATAAGCCCACTCCATGTAAGAAATCCCAAAAAGGAAATAGCTGGGAAGTGTGTTTGGGGTTCTTTTGTTGTAAGGAGGATGTGGCTCTTTCCATGTATTTAAcgttttttgtttacatttcaACTTATCTTTTGTTGGTAAATGTGTTTGATTAGTTGTGCTTATATTTGTagatatataaacttaaaacttgattaattcaaataaaatatataacaagaCATGTGTCTGAAACTGATTTCGTCATTGACAAAATTATGTGAATGaggtaaaaaaaacagaaaatgttcCTCAGTACCACCAATACATGAACTGTGTGTGTATGTATCATTTCTCTTATTATACGAtggaaaaaagagagataacAAACATCAAGGTTCCAAAACAGAAACACTTAGACAacattcattcatcatcatcaaaaggaGCCATTGATAATTACCAGACATCAGGACGAAGCTCTCCAGTAGCTGGAGGCATCCAACGACCGGAGTTATACACGTTTTCACCGACTTTCCATCCAGGAACATCCTTCATCACATCAGCCTCATACTCTAGATACTTCTTCCACTCAGACACAAACCTATTTACAATCCATAATACATGGGGATTCAATGTTGGAGTTTGTACCACAAACGTTGTCTAATTTCACAGTTGAATGATAAGAAACTGtagttctttttttctatacctttcatcttcttctgcttgaAGAATAGGTAGAATTGTTCTACGCGCAGCGTATTTCTCTTCCTTCAACGCCCTATCATCACATCAATCTCAATTAAAGCTTTTGGTGGTTGATACATTGTGCTCATTTTCATCATTATGCATTTGAGATTCTAACCATAGATGAGATGACTAACGGTGTGTTATCTTATTAGTTGCAAATTACTCCAAATCGACACTAATCAAGCTGATAACTCACAATGTGACCACCTAATAACCAAATTCCAAGTAACTAGTAGTATCATTTTGCAATTTGATTGCTTTCTTCACCACAGCTCCAAAAGGGATCGTTAATTAGCTATAAAATGGGTCATTAGTACCCAATTTCAAACTAACTACACAATTTGAAAAGCAACTAAGGTTATTAGTACCCAGAAATATCTCTAGATTCAGTCACAAATTACTCATATCTTCACAAAAGAGAACAGCCTAACCAACCTAAATtcaaaaaaagtgaaaatgtgAGGGGAGCTAAATCACACATCTAGCTTCTGATTTACCTACGAATTTTGTTGCCCTGACCGACTTGGTACATCCCCCAAGCAAAAGCACCTGAAAAGGTTAAGAATATAGCCATGGCGCTTGGTCCCGTGTTAGAGATCCGGCGAGCATATCTGACCGGCGCGAATCCACCGGGCGGTGGACCATCCTGAAGCAACGGCATATCCTTCACACTCGCCATTCCTGGCTTGTTCCTTATCATCGCCTccgtcatcttcttcaacctcgaTCGAGCACTGATTTGATCTCTTGATTCGTTTAACCGAAGTGTTCTCTAGGGATTCTGAGGAAGACTATCAGAAATGAATACTTAACGGAAAAAAtcatttcttaaaaaaaaaaaaaatcacttcttttttgttttaaaatgatGAACTGGGCTTTATAAGGCCCAGTTTATAAACGGACCGGGTCAAAAATCGAACCGGATCCAAATCGGAGGGGTTAAAACTCAACCAAGCAAATGGCCTTGGAGAAAAcgcaaaaccctaaaccctactGCTACTAGAATCTTCGACGATCTACTTCATTTCTCCTCTTCTGCGTGTGGAGGAATTTGTCAATTTAGCTTCTTTTACTTGGATCTGTTCTGAAGCGAAATTGTAATCTTCTCGGTTGAGTCTAATCACCATGTATCGGCTAGTCACCAACGTTGCTTCCAAAGCTAGGTAGATCTACTCGGctttttcttatgatttttgtttctgatcGGTTACTCCAAGATCGGATTGGTTAATATGTATATGAGTTGTTTAATtctgattttctgaattttgatCAACATTGTTAAGCACAAATCTGATTGAATTGAATCTTTCTTTTGCCCACGGAGACTATATAGCATCTTTCTTGTATATGTATTCTGAAAGTTGTTTTTTCATCTATTGATGGGTTTTATCTTTCTTTGGTTGAACAGGATTGCCAGCAAGTGTACAAGACAGGTTCGTATTcttcattttgtattttggggttatgttgtttttttagtCGTTTGTGGGTGGTAATGTATTGATGATGTGCATTATGTGTGGTTGTTAGATTGGAAGCAGGCTCAATTCCACTAGGAATTATGCAGCAAAAGACATAAGGTTTGGTGTTGAAGCTCGGGCTATGATGCTTAAGGGTGTCGAGGATCTTGCTGATGCAGTTAAAGTCACTATGGGACCCAAGGTAATCAATTTATGTCTCAGATAGTTTCTGTTCAGTGGGATTAATATTGTGCGTGAATCTATCAATAGTTTTCTATTTAGTTAGTTATCTCACAGTCTCTGACACAGCAgtctaaaacccttttcttaTCTTTGAAGGGTCGTAATGTCATCATTGAACAAAGCTGGGGTGCACCGAAGGTGACAAAAGATGGTGTGACTGTTGCCAAGAGCATTGAGTTCAAGGACAGAGTTAAGAACGTTGGTGCCAGTCTTGTCAAACAGGTTGCTAATGCCACGAATGACGTAGCTGGTGATGGTAAGTCTTCCCTTTCATTGTATCTAAACGTTTTTATTCTGATTTTCGTAATTGGGTTGTTAGTCTCCTATCTACCCGTACTAATCGTTGTTATTGCATCTGACAATAAATATGGTATGCTTTACAGGAACAACATGTGCTACAGTCCTTACTCGAGCTATCTTCACGGAAGGTTGTAAATCAGTTGCCGCTGGAATGAATGCGATGGACCTAAGACGTGGTATCAAACTGGCAGTTGATACTGTTGTGACGAACTTGCAGAGTCGAGCACGCATGATTAGCACTTCTGAAGAAATCGCCCAAGTTGGAACAATATCAGCTAACGGAGATAGAGAAATTGGTGAACTGATTGCCAAGGCTATGGAAACTGTCGGCAAAGAGGGAGTGATCACAATTCAAGTGAGTTGAATTTGATCCctaaatgttaaaattattttgctTATTCATTAAGGTGACTTATGTCATGTCTTGTTTCAGGATGGCAAGACATTGTTTAATGAGCTGGAAGTTGTTGAGGGTATGAAGATTGACAGAGGATACATCTCCCCGTACTTCATAACaaacccgaaaacccaaaaATGTGTAAGGAATTCCCACCTTGTTCGTTTATCAATTTAAGGAACTtctcatttgatttcttctgaaTGGATATGGTTTGCAGGAACTAGAAGATCCTCTCATTCTTATCCACGAGAAGAAAATTTCCAATATAAACGCTATGGTGAAAGTCTTAGAACTGGCCCTCAAGGTATAAACAGTTTGGCGATTTCTTGTTTTTCAATATAATGTCAGATAGTCATCGATACTTTGTATCTGAAGATTGAAAATGATCTACTCTGCCCTTTTTCAGAAGCAAAGGCCGCTAGTGATTGTTGCTGAGGATGTGGAGAGTGATGCTCTTGCCACCCTAATTCTGAATAAACTTCGTGCTGGAATCAAGGTTTTTCTATTCAGCCTTTTCTTGAATGCCTTTATCTTGCAACgtcgcattaaatttttaatttgattggattGATGCCAATGGTATTGCGTTATAGGTCTGTGCTGTGAAGGCCCCTGGTTTTGGAGAGAACCGAAAGGCCAATTTACACGATCTAGCTGCCCTCACTGGAGCCCAGGCATgcctatttttccttttctgtaTTATCTGCCAAGACAAGCACACCGACACTAATTGCATGAGCTATAATGTGTCATTGGTGTTTCCACTTTGTAGGTAATAACAGAGGAGTTAGGTATGAATCTCGACAACATTGACCTCAGTATGTTCGGAAACTGCAAGAAGGTTCGTTTGGTCCAATTACTTctgcttcctctctttcttccttttacCTTCTGATACATTTATATaacttgatttttatttgttaccagATTACTGTATCCAAAGATGATACTGTTTTTCTCGATGGGGCTGGTGACAAGACAGCAATTGGGGAACGATGTGAGCAGGTTAGTGTCCATTTCGCTTATTATTATGTATTGGTTCAGTTTTATAAACCTTTATCTTCTTTCCAACTGGTAAGAATGTTTAATGtgttcaaaatttttttaaaaaatcacacaGATTCGATCCATGGTTGAAGCGAGCACGTCTGATTATGACAAGGAGAAGTTGCAAGAAAGGTTGGCTAAGCTTTCGGGTGGTGTTGCTGTACTAAAGGTAATATACACCTCTTGTGAACATCATGCATTATTAGTTTATGACTAACGTCGATATTACTCCCATTGGTTTTTAGATTGGTGGAGCGAGTGAGGCAGAAGTTAGCGAGAAGAAAGATAGAGTAACGGATGCTCTAAATGCCACTAAAGCAGCCGTAGAAGAGGGTATTGTTCCAGGTAAAAAACTAtctaaaatctctaaaacaaaGTTTGGTCGAGttcgtgaaaaaataaaattgcatGAGAATTAATATTACTGTGCGTGTATTACAGGTGGTGGTGTTGCTCTTTTGTATGCCTCGAAAGAACTTGAGAAGCTTTCGACAGCTAACTTTGATCAGAAAATTGGTGTTCAAATCATTCAAAACGCTCTCAAGGTGTGTCTCTTATCACATTGTTCATCCTCGCTATCGTAAACAGCTTCTAGAATCTTACACACAAAATCTTTCTTTGATGTAGACACCTGTTTACACAATTGCTTCCAATGCTGGAGTCGAGGGTGCAGTTATCGTAGGCAAGCTTTTGGAGCAAGATAACCCTGACCTCGGTTATGATGCTGCCAAAGGTTACACTCTTGCATGCATTAGAGAATTCACTTTCTCATAGTTCTTGGTCCAACTTGTTATTCCCAATCTGAACTAGCTTCTTTTCGCATTTACTTTCAGGAGAATATGTTGACATGGTAAAGTCTGGTATTATCGATCCTTTGAAAGTGATCAGAACGGCATTGGTTGATGCTGCAAGGTaaagaaagatagaaaaattGTCTTCAAAAATGTTGTAGTTTATTGCAATGTGTTTTTGCTAATCTTTTTTcgttgttttttatatttggttAGTGTCTCGTCTTTGTTGACAACAACGGAAGCAGTTGTGACTGAGATTCCAACGAAAGAGGAGGCGTCTCCGGGTATGGGTGGCGGCGGCATGGGTGGCATGGGCGGTATGGGAGGAATGGGAGGAATGGGTTTCTGAGAAGAACTATAAAACCTTAACTAAGCTTTCTTTGTGTAATCTGTTGTGAGATGCTACGATTGTTTCATCACAAGGCACATTCTTTAATCATATGATTGAATTGGTAGAGACTATAGAGAGAGACCTTGAGacttttccatgattttaaatcgatttataaaatattttgaagaattcagatttttttttcttggttcaTGAAGTCTTTTTTTagtcaacttttttttaagaattcttcagattagagagagagagttgagttAAACTTCAAGGAGATTTCCAATTCTTGCCAACTATCACCAAACCCTTATACTGTAATTACATCTTTATTAACACAATAGTTAGAGAAGTAACAAAAGGGATTAGTCATAGAAATTAGATCCAAagtgaatttaatttaatctaaaaCAAATACAGATATTGAGATAATCAgaaaatatgtgtcttttatTTTAGCATTAGGTGTTGGTCCGTGGATTGATGCataataaattttcttatattatcgcaaaaatgataaaaaaaaaaatattgtattgtTTTTCATGTAACAGAATGATAgaaagtttttaattattttttagcaTAATATCTCAAgttttctaaaagaaaataatgtagAGATTAAAGgaccaaataaaaacaaagtgaAGACTTCCATTTTTATCAACATAATCatactaaacttaaaatatatataaaaaatattaaagaacaAATTGGTAAGAAATATTATTATGAGtaatgatatataaatctaaatGTTTTTCCTGATATGAGTGAATCTATGTTGACCATGTTTTTACATATGTGAGAATTGAGCttattgtacaaaaaaaaactttagacaagAGAATATATGCCAAAACAATTTAGAAAAGTAATTTACAAAGTCAACTCATTTTATCACACATATTACAATATCAACACTATATCTTTCAAGATAATCCAAAACAATTATCTCAGGAATATAAggcttttttttcttgattcttgcTAGCATTTGCACTTGACTTTACTTCCATAATCCGCTCATTTCTTCATCTGTAGTCAATGATGTATTCACTGCCATATTGTGAGAAATCTAATTCATCTTTGAAAACTTGCAGTCTTTGGAGAAGGTTTATAATAAGAATGCATACAATATTTggatttagttatatatatatatataacaaatccaTTCACtcaatatttaaaactaattattaagaattttgttttttttaaagaaatgtcAAGTGGACCAATTAGGAGAGAGTGTTATAGCTATCAAAACTTGTATTTTACATAtgtgaatataaatataaaaactaaagaaaaaataagtaTAAATCTAGTAAGGtgttagaaataaaataaaatggacAATAATGTTAAATAATTATCAtacttaataaaaatatttttagaatcaaactcttacaatgaTGTTTTAATTGATCTTCAAACATATGTCACATGACAATACTGGAAGAGGTTCAGAAAATGACTACTTATAAGATgattgaaatattttacaagaaataattacatttatttttaaaaccatacaacaacaacaaaactcaaaacaaacaaaataaaatttagaattttagaattGAGAGATATAGTGGAAGAGGATTTAAGAATGAGAAAATGAGATAATATATTAGAATTGGGAGATATAgcggaagaagatgaaagaatgtgtatttataggaaaagaagtgatgaaaaaatttacattataaaaaattaaattatgggagtcacaattctaatttattgtatGTTTGAATAGAATTGAGTGGAGATATGTAGTTAATgctaatttatataatttcagttttctattaaaatctgagttaaatgtatataattaattgtGTTTTACTCTCTCTGTATTacaatagatgatgttttaagattttcacAATGGTTAAGAAAAAGATTTAATGTTTAGCTATAAgtgcattatttatttataataacatatttttataattagtaGCCAATAGTAATCCATCAAACTTTTTAATTCTCATTTAATGGTTTTTGAAATCTACAATTTCTtagcattaattgataaaagtatacagaaaatTAATCTttgtgataaaagaaaaaatcttagaaaatCATCCTTTATTTATGATACAAAAAGAGTATTTGTGGTTTTTTAATAAGAATGCTGAAAATTTGGATTTAGTTtctttataacaaataaattcatTCAATATTTAGCAGTAATGCTtaaaatgttttgaattttttaagaaatgCCAAGTGTACCAATAAATAGAATAAATAGAGAGTGAtcttatatttgaattttataatactCGGATAAAAAAAAGCTAAACCGACGATGATGTGCCCCCTAGTTCCCGACGATCTAGTGGAAGAAATCTTGCTAGAACTGCCACTGAAATCAATCCTCAGATTCAAGACCTTATCAAAACAATGGAGATCAACACTGGAGTCGAGGAGCTTTGCGGAGAGGCGTATGAATTCGAAGAAAGTTCCAAAGAAGCTGAAAATCATGGCGGCCGGAGACCGAAACCTGTTCGAAGGGGACGAAGAGGTCGAGATGATCTACCTAAACTGCGATGTCGCCTCACGTCCGTCGCTTTCATGTGACGGTCTGCTTTGCATCCCCGTACCTGGCTGGATCAACATTTTGAACCCTTCCACCGGAGAATTCCTTAGATTCCCTTCTGGACCAGATCCACTCATAATCGACAGCTTGAAGCACGTCGGTAAATATCTgttatttatcattttaatttgattgggggataaaattgaatttaatttgggaaaaaaattcGCAGATGCAAGGTTTGATGTATTCCCTGGATGTTGGACGATGGGATTTGGTAGGGATAAAGTCAGTGGGAGCTATAAAGTAGTGAGGTTTTTGTTCGATAGTTACCATTACCAACACTGTTACTGCGAGATTCTTGATGTTAACATTGGGGAATGGCGGAAACTGAGTACGCCTCCTCCTTACTATATGGGATATAGTAACAAGTCCGCTTGTGTTGATGGCTCCATCTACTGGTTACAAGTTATCGTTAGTTTCAAGATACTAGCTTTCGATCTTCACACGGAAGAGTTTCGTGATGTCCCAAGACCTGATGAAGTTTACGAAAATTCAGGCTCAGGCCAAGGCCAACTAGTGAACCTTGAAGACCGTCTAGCACTAGCTTTAACCTATACTACGAGATTTCATTGGAATGTTAAGATATGGACCATGGATGCACACGAACTAACATGGAGTGTCACTTACTCCATACGTTTATTCCCTAAAGAGATGTGCTCAATTAATATGATGTTGTGGGACTTGCCATTGTGGTTTTGGACTAGGCCAGTCGCTGTTTCTAAGCGTGGGAATCTTCTCTTCCATGATAATGAGAAGAGGCTATTCAAATATTATCCAGAGACTGACGAGGTGCGTGTCGTCCACAGAGGCATTTGTGTTATTTCTCCCTTTGTTGAGAATTTGCTTCCACTTCCACGAATTTCGGATTCTGTTCCCGAAACCAGGACATATGGATTGCAATATCTAGATCACCCGCCGAGATTCCAGAAGATATCCGATTTTCTAAGACGACTCGAAACCCCAAATGTTTTGCTTACCACCGCTGCTTTGGCTCTTGTGgctcttgttttattttcttagacaTGGGATTTTATTAGTATTTAGATCACTTGCCCGAGCGAGGTGTTagatagtagtatttttattatggTACTATTTTTCACTCttgtctataaaatatttaagtgaATATGTTTTGCTTGGAGTAATGTAATCGAAAACAAGGTTAAGGATAATTAAGGTAAAGTGTGATAGAGCCTTTGTGAATCTTTAGTCACCCCAATTGCATAAACATTATCTTATCTAAGAAGTTTGGTgaatctttattttaattttgggcAAATACAAACTTGATTAATTAAAACGAGGGTCTTACACAACTCAAGTAAGGAGGAATTTGACAGAGCCACAGGGGCTGCCTTACATAAAAGCAATAGAGAtagaaagcaaaggagttaaaTAACAGAGCGATGTCATGGAGGATCCCTTAAAGCTCTGTAGTATCTTTCTTAGCGTTGATGAGTGACACCAGGATTTGAGAATCCGAGAGTACCGTGAGAGAGGCAATATATATCCGGTTACTTGCAAGAAAATCTACAAGAGTTTTTCCTTTGAAAGcagtagataaaaaaaaaaaagctttaattATGGATCAAGTGAGTAGTAGATTGATTAATGCTTTAATTATGTTACCCGAAAAAAGGCAAATCTACTTAACACGGTCCAAAAATCGCGTAGTGAATAAAAAGTCAAGATTATTAACCAAACTCTTTTTGTCTTCACGTCTTTTGTCCATACCATTCCCATAATCTGCCCTATTTATAGCATGCCATTAAACCATAATCAAGGAAACGtaattgttaatttaataaatttcgGATTGAACAGAGTGATTTGGCTAATTAATTGGTCAAACTATCCATGTCcaatgatttgattttaatgtctTGGTTGATCACACTACACACTTGCA
This genomic window contains:
- the LOC104786252 gene encoding probable indole-3-pyruvate monooxygenase YUCCA7 isoform X1, translated to MSNNNNTTCVNISTLLQPEDIFSRRCIWVNGPVIVGAGPSGLAVAADLKRQEVPFIILERANCIASLWQNRTYDRLKLHLPKQFCQLPNLPFPEDFPEYPTKYQFIEYLESYATHFDLRPKFNETVQSAKYDKRFGLWRVQTVLRSELLGYCEFEYICRWLVVATGENAEKVVPEFEGLEDFGGDVLHAGDYKSGERYRGKRVLVVGCGNSGMEVSLDLSNHDASPSMVVRSSVHVLPREILGKSTFELGVTMMKWMPVWLVDRTLLVLTRLLLGNTDKYGLKRPEIGPLELKNTAGKTPVLDIGAFSKIKSGKIKIVAGIAKFGPGKVELVDGRVLEIDSVVLATGYRSNVPSWLKDNDLAEIGIEKDPFPKGWKGEAGLYAVGFTRRGLSGASLDAMSVAHDIANRWKEETKQQIKTVAARHRRCISHF
- the LOC104786252 gene encoding probable indole-3-pyruvate monooxygenase YUCCA7 isoform X2, with the translated sequence MIVSSFISLSIRPKFNETVQSAKYDKRFGLWRVQTVLRSELLGYCEFEYICRWLVVATGENAEKVVPEFEGLEDFGGDVLHAGDYKSGERYRGKRVLVVGCGNSGMEVSLDLSNHDASPSMVVRSSVHVLPREILGKSTFELGVTMMKWMPVWLVDRTLLVLTRLLLGNTDKYGLKRPEIGPLELKNTAGKTPVLDIGAFSKIKSGKIKIVAGIAKFGPGKVELVDGRVLEIDSVVLATGYRSNVPSWLKDNDLAEIGIEKDPFPKGWKGEAGLYAVGFTRRGLSGASLDAMSVAHDIANRWKEETKQQIKTVAARHRRCISHF
- the LOC104786253 gene encoding NADH dehydrogenase [ubiquinone] 1 alpha subcomplex subunit 13-A-like; translation: MTEAMIRNKPGMASVKDMPLLQDGPPPGGFAPVRYARRISNTGPSAMAIFLTFSGAFAWGMYQVGQGNKIRRALKEEKYAARRTILPILQAEEDERFVSEWKKYLEYEADVMKDVPGWKVGENVYNSGRWMPPATGELRPDVW
- the LOC104786254 gene encoding chaperonin CPN60-like 1, mitochondrial, with the translated sequence MYRLVTNVASKARIASKCTRQIGSRLNSTRNYAAKDIRFGVEARAMMLKGVEDLADAVKVTMGPKGRNVIIEQSWGAPKVTKDGVTVAKSIEFKDRVKNVGASLVKQVANATNDVAGDGTTCATVLTRAIFTEGCKSVAAGMNAMDLRRGIKLAVDTVVTNLQSRARMISTSEEIAQVGTISANGDREIGELIAKAMETVGKEGVITIQDGKTLFNELEVVEGMKIDRGYISPYFITNPKTQKCELEDPLILIHEKKISNINAMVKVLELALKKQRPLVIVAEDVESDALATLILNKLRAGIKVCAVKAPGFGENRKANLHDLAALTGAQVITEELGMNLDNIDLSMFGNCKKITVSKDDTVFLDGAGDKTAIGERCEQIRSMVEASTSDYDKEKLQERLAKLSGGVAVLKIGGASEAEVSEKKDRVTDALNATKAAVEEGIVPGGGVALLYASKELEKLSTANFDQKIGVQIIQNALKTPVYTIASNAGVEGAVIVGKLLEQDNPDLGYDAAKGEYVDMVKSGIIDPLKVIRTALVDAASVSSLLTTTEAVVTEIPTKEEASPGMGGGGMGGMGGMGGMGGMGF
- the LOC104786255 gene encoding F-box/LRR-repeat protein At2g43260-like, with product MMCPLVPDDLVEEILLELPLKSILRFKTLSKQWRSTLESRSFAERRMNSKKVPKKLKIMAAGDRNLFEGDEEVEMIYLNCDVASRPSLSCDGLLCIPVPGWINILNPSTGEFLRFPSGPDPLIIDSLKHVDARFDVFPGCWTMGFGRDKVSGSYKVVRFLFDSYHYQHCYCEILDVNIGEWRKLSTPPPYYMGYSNKSACVDGSIYWLQVIVSFKILAFDLHTEEFRDVPRPDEVYENSGSGQGQLVNLEDRLALALTYTTRFHWNVKIWTMDAHELTWSVTYSIRLFPKEMCSINMMLWDLPLWFWTRPVAVSKRGNLLFHDNEKRLFKYYPETDEVRVVHRGICVISPFVENLLPLPRISDSVPETRTYGLQYLDHPPRFQKISDFLRRLETPNVLLTTAALALVALVLFS